The following are from one region of the Colius striatus isolate bColStr4 chromosome Z, bColStr4.1.hap1, whole genome shotgun sequence genome:
- the NT5C3B gene encoding 7-methylguanosine phosphate-specific 5'-nucleotidase isoform X1, which translates to MVPELEKATVRIQQPERVMGIIRSIKEQGMNKLQVISDFDMTLSRFGCNGRRCPTSHNILDNSRVISEDGKKKLKDLLHHYYPIEIDPNRTLEEKCPLMVEWWTRAHELLSQQRIQKGDIAQIVRESDVMLRDGFNEFFDQLHKYNVPLFIFSAGVGDILEEIIRQANVFHSNVNVVSNYMDFDDKGVLTRFKGPLIHTYNKNNSVLQGTEYFQQLSTRTSIILLGDSMGDLTMADGVPSVENILKIGFLNDKVEERRGKYLDAYDIVLESDETLDVVNGILRYVLTET; encoded by the exons ATG GTGCCTGAGCTGGAGAAAGCCACAGTCCGGATACAACAGCCGGAGCGCGTGATGGGGATAATCCGGTCCATCAAGGAGCAGGGGATGAACAAGCTGCAG GTCATTTCTGACTTCGACATGACGCTGAGCAGGTTTGGGTGCAACGGCAGGCGCTGCCCCACTTCACACA atATCCTTGATAACAGTCGTGTTATCAGTGAGGATGGGAAGAAGAAG CTGAAAGATCTGCTGCACCATTACTATCCCATTGAAATCGATCCCAACCGGACCCTGGAAGAGAAATGTCCCCTCATGGTGGAGTG GTGGACCAGGGCCCACGAGCTGCTGTCACAGCAGAGGATCCAGAAGGGCGACATAGCCCAGATCGTCAGAGAATCAGATGTGATGCTGAG GGACGGGTTCAATGAATTCTTTGATCAGCTGCATAAGTACAACGTCCCCCTGTTCATCTTCTCTGCTGGAGTTGGTGACATCCTTGAGGAGATCATCCGTCAGGCCAATGTCTTCCACTCAAACGTCAACGTGGTGTCCAACTACATGGACTTTGATGATAAG GGAGTCCTGACTCGTTTCAAGGGACCTCTCATCCACACCTACAACAAGAACAACAGTGTCCTGCAAGGAACAGAGTATTTCCAGCAGCTGAGCACGAGGACGAGCATCATCTTGCTGGGAGACTCCATGGGTGACCTGACGATGGCAGATGGGGTTCCCAGCGTGGAGAACATCCTCAAGATCGGCTTTCTCAACGACAAG GTGGAAGAGCGGAGGGGGAAGTACCTGGATGCCTACGACATCGTGCTGGAGAGCGACGAGACGCTGGATGTGGTCAACGGGATTCTCCGGTACGTCCTCACTGAGACATGA
- the FKBP10 gene encoding peptidyl-prolyl cis-trans isomerase FKBP10, with the protein MSPGSLVLLLSILGGSPGLGHPGPLEDVVIDRYYIPKICLREVQMGDFIRYHYNGTFKDGKKFDSSYDRGATVAGVVGVGRLITGMDRGLQGMCVNERRHLIVPPHLGYGSIGVAGLIPPDATLYFDVVMLDIWNKKDKLQITSLSKPERCNRTVENSDFVRYHYNGTLLDGTPFDSSYSKDSTYDTYVGTGWLIKGMDQGLLGMCAGEKRSIIIPPFLAYGEKGYGTVIPPQASLVFSVLLVDFHNPKDGISLEHLEVPEPCKRRAVTGDFVRYHYNGTLMDGTLFDSSYSRNHTYNTYIGKGYIIPGMDQGLQGVCMGERRRVLIPPHLAYGENGAGDKIPGSAVLIFDVHVIDFHNPADPVEIETVYRPQGCNLTTRHRDFVRYHYNCSLLDGTKLFSSHDYEKPQEVTLGTNKVIEGLNSGLLDMCVGERRVLIIPPHLGHGESGARGVPGSAVLRFEVELISMEEGVPEGYLFIWHGEPPESLYEQMDLNKDGEIPADEFSTFIKTQVAEGKGRLMPSSDPEKVIADMFKNQDRNQDGKITSEELKLKSDEDQEKIHEEL; encoded by the exons ATGTCCCCCGGCAGCCTCGtcctcctcctcagcatccTGGGGGGATCCCCGGGGCTGGGTCACCCGGGACCCCTGGAAGATGTGGTGATAGATAGATACTATATCCCAAAAATCTGCCTGCGGGAAGTCCAGATGGGCGATTTCATTCGCTACCACTACAATGGGACCTTTAAAGATGGCAAAAAGTTTGATTCCAG CTACGACCGAGGGGCCACGGTGGCCGGTGTGGTGGGCGTCGGGAGGCTGATCACGGGCATGGACCGGGGGCTGCAGGGCATGTGCGTGAACGAGCGGCGTCACCTCATCGTGCCCCCGCACCTGGGCTACGGCAGCATCGGCGTGG CGGGGCTGATCCCCCCCGATGCCACCCTGTACTTTGACGTTGTCATGCTGGATATCTGGAACAAGAAGGACAAGCTGCAGATCACCAGCCTGTCCAAACCCGAGCGCTGCAACCGCACGGTGGAGAACTCGGACTTTGTGCGGTACCATTACAACGGGACGCTGCTGGATGGCACTCCCTTCGACTCCAG CTACAGCAAGGACAGCACCTACGACACCTACGTGGGCACTGGCTGGCTGATCAAGGGCATGgaccaggggctgctgggcatgtgtgctggagagaagaggagCATCATCATCCCCCCATTCCTGGCTTATGGGGAGAAGGGCTACG GCACTGTCATCCCACCACAGGCCTCGCTGGTGTTCAGCGTGCTGCTGGTGGACTTCCACAACCCCAAGGATGGCATCTCCCTGGAGCACCTGGAGGTGCCGGAGCCCTGCAAGCGCAGGGCTGTGACCGGGGACTTTGTCCGCTACCACTACAATGGCACACTCATGGACGGGACCCTCTTCGACTCCAG CTACTCCCGCAATCACACCTACAACACCTACATCGGGAAGGGCTACATCATCCCTGGCATGGACCAGGGCCTGCAAGGGGTCTGCATGGGAGAGAGGCGGCGGGTGCTCATCCCCCCACACTTGGCCTACGGGGAGAATGGAGCAG ggGATAAAATTCCTGGCTCAGCCGTGCTCATCTTTGACGTTCACGTCATCGACTTCCACAACCCTGCTGACCCAGTGGAGATCGAGACCGTGTACCGGCCCCAGGGCTGCAACCTCACCACCCGACACAGAGACTTCGTCCGCTACCACTACAACTGCTCCTTGCTGGATGGCACCAAGCTCTTCTCCTC CCACGATTATGAGAAGCCTCAGGAGGTGACTCTGGGGACCAACAAGGTGATCGAGGGCCTGAACAGTGGCCTCCTCGACATGTGCGTAGGGGAGAGGCGAGTGCTCATCATCCCCCCTCACCTGGGCCACGGGGAGAGCGGAG CCCGGGGAGTGCcaggcagtgctgtgctgcGCTTCGAGGTGGAGCTGATCTCCATGGAGGAGGGGGTTCCCGAGGGCTACCTCTTCATCTGGCACGGGGAGCCCCCAGAGAGCCTCTATGAGCAAATGGACCTGAACAAGGATGGGGAGATCCCTGCTGACGAG tTCTCCACCTTCATCAAGACCCAGGTGGCTGAAGGAAAAGGCCGCCTGATGCCCAGCTCCGACCCGGAGAAAGTCATCGCTGACATGTTCAAGAACCAGGACCGCAACCAGGACGGGAAGATCACCTCCGAGGAGCTGAAGCTCAAGTCAGATGAGGACCAGGAGAAGATCCACGAGGAGCTCTGA
- the NT5C3B gene encoding 7-methylguanosine phosphate-specific 5'-nucleotidase isoform X2 has product MGIIRSIKEQGMNKLQVISDFDMTLSRFGCNGRRCPTSHNILDNSRVISEDGKKKLKDLLHHYYPIEIDPNRTLEEKCPLMVEWWTRAHELLSQQRIQKGDIAQIVRESDVMLRDGFNEFFDQLHKYNVPLFIFSAGVGDILEEIIRQANVFHSNVNVVSNYMDFDDKGVLTRFKGPLIHTYNKNNSVLQGTEYFQQLSTRTSIILLGDSMGDLTMADGVPSVENILKIGFLNDKVEERRGKYLDAYDIVLESDETLDVVNGILRYVLTET; this is encoded by the exons ATGGGGATAATCCGGTCCATCAAGGAGCAGGGGATGAACAAGCTGCAG GTCATTTCTGACTTCGACATGACGCTGAGCAGGTTTGGGTGCAACGGCAGGCGCTGCCCCACTTCACACA atATCCTTGATAACAGTCGTGTTATCAGTGAGGATGGGAAGAAGAAG CTGAAAGATCTGCTGCACCATTACTATCCCATTGAAATCGATCCCAACCGGACCCTGGAAGAGAAATGTCCCCTCATGGTGGAGTG GTGGACCAGGGCCCACGAGCTGCTGTCACAGCAGAGGATCCAGAAGGGCGACATAGCCCAGATCGTCAGAGAATCAGATGTGATGCTGAG GGACGGGTTCAATGAATTCTTTGATCAGCTGCATAAGTACAACGTCCCCCTGTTCATCTTCTCTGCTGGAGTTGGTGACATCCTTGAGGAGATCATCCGTCAGGCCAATGTCTTCCACTCAAACGTCAACGTGGTGTCCAACTACATGGACTTTGATGATAAG GGAGTCCTGACTCGTTTCAAGGGACCTCTCATCCACACCTACAACAAGAACAACAGTGTCCTGCAAGGAACAGAGTATTTCCAGCAGCTGAGCACGAGGACGAGCATCATCTTGCTGGGAGACTCCATGGGTGACCTGACGATGGCAGATGGGGTTCCCAGCGTGGAGAACATCCTCAAGATCGGCTTTCTCAACGACAAG GTGGAAGAGCGGAGGGGGAAGTACCTGGATGCCTACGACATCGTGCTGGAGAGCGACGAGACGCTGGATGTGGTCAACGGGATTCTCCGGTACGTCCTCACTGAGACATGA